GGTCACCGCCAACGCCATCTGCCCGCGCGCCCGTACCCGGATGACCGAGGACGTGTTCACGGGCTTCCAGGAACCGGAGGAGGGCAAGCTGGACGCCCTCGCCCCCGAGCACGTCTCCCCACTGGTCGGCTACCTCGCCTCGCCGGCGGCCGCGAAGGTCAACGGGCAGCTGTTCGTGGTGCACGGCGGGATCGTGGCGGTGATGGAACGCCCCAAGGTCGCCGCGAAGTTCGACACCTCCAAGGAGGCGTTCACCTTCGAGGAACTCGACGGGCTCCTCACCTCCCACTACGACTCCCGCCCGCCGAACGAGACCTTCGCGGCGGCGGAGGTCCTGGGCCTCAAGCACGACTAGGCCCCCGGAGCCGGTATTCGGAGCGGGTGTGGTGCGGCCGGGACCAGGGGTTCCGGCTGCACCACACCCGTCGGTGTACCCGGCGTTACCTGACGTCCTTCGCCGCCGGGTTGAGGAGCATGGCGACGTAGACCCGGCCCTCGTTGAGGCGGCACGCTTCCGCTACCGGGCCAACAGCACCTCGAACCCGGGAACCCCCAGTTGGGGTTGCACTCGTAGCGGCTGTACAGCCCGAGCCCGATGCTGAGCGAACCGGCCTGTATGCACTGCGTGGAATCCGCGTACGTGCCGCCAGACACCCGGTAGCCGGCGGCCTGCGCGCTCCCGGCGCCGGCGCCCAGCACCGCGACGGCGCTCGCCGCGCACAGGCCGGCCACCAGCAGACGACGGCCACTGCTGCCGCATCCGTTGTGGGTGACGATGTTTCTTTCCGCTCGGATGGGCTTGCTCGTCAAACGGCGGGCGTTCATCAATCGAAGAGCGGGGTCGGGCCCACACCACCCAACCGGCAGCGGATGGCGTCCGCCGCCCCCTCACCCGGTCTCCCGGGCGGCTCAGTCGAGCGGCTTGCCGGGGCACCACGCGTCGCCCCAGGCCGTCGTCACGACACAGTGCTTGCCGGGCCGACCCTCCCCGGAGGCGGCGGCGACCGATGCATGGTCGGGGGCGCCGCCGTCGCCGTACGCGGCCGCGGCGGACCAGCCGAGACCCGTGCCCAGTACCAGTGCGACCAGTGCTCGTACGGCGACCAAACGCATCACGTCAACTCCTGGCCATGAGGGAGGGTTTCGGCCGAACATCCCGGCCGATGCCACCAGCCCGGCAGTCGGTCCCGCCTGCCGACAGCTCCGCAGAGGATCATCTGTGTGTCATGCATCTTTAGGAGGCAACGCCATGGAGCCGAAGGCAGGGGCGGACCCCGTGACCGGAATCCCCGGTCTCGACAGTGCGGCGGTCACGCTCTACCGCTGGACGATCGTGCACGAGCTCCTCCTGCCCGCCGCCCTGGCGCAGGCGGCCGCCGAGACCGGGCTGAGCGAGCAGGAGTGCCGCGAGGCGGTGCGGACGCTCACCGGAGCCTGCCTCTTCCAGCCGTTGCCCGGCGGCGGGGGGCAGGAGCCCGCGGGCTGGCAGCCGGTGAGTCCCCAGGCCGCCGCCGCGCGGCTGCTGTCCGACAGTGACGCCGCGCTGCGCGCGCACGAGCAGGCCCTGCGGGAACAGCGCCAGCGCATCCAGGACCAGCGCGAAGGGCTGGCCGCGCTCCTGCCCGTCTACCTCCAGGCGCGCCAGCACGCCTTCCCGCAGGGCACCATCGACCACCTGCCGGACAAGTTCGCCGTCCGGGCGCTGCTGTCCGACGTCATCGACTCCTGCCGCAGCGAGGTGCTCGTCTCCAAACACGGCGGTGCGTTCCCGGCCGCCGCGCTGCGCGAGGCGCTGCCCCGGGACGTGGCGCTGCTCGGCCGCGGCATCCGCATGCGCAGCCTCTACCAGCACGCCACCCGCTTCGACCAGGCCACGCGCGGCCACGCCGCGCAGCTCATCGAAGCCGGTGCGGAGATCCGCACCCTTCCCGAGGTCCTGCCGCAGATGATCGTGGTGGACTCGGCGCTGGCGCTGCTCCCCGCCCGGTCCGGTGGGGCCCTGATCATCCGCGAACCCGACCTGCTCGCCTACCTGCTGGACGTCTTCGAACGCGACTGGCAGCAGGCGACCCCGTTCGCCACCGGTCCGCGTGCCGCTCACGACATCTCCGAGACCATGAAGCAGAGCATCCTGGTCCTGCTGGCCAAGGGGCTCAAGGACGACTCCATCGCGCGCCGCCTCGGCATCTCCCTGCGCACCTGCCGCCGTCACGTCTCCGAGATCCTGGACGGCCTCGACGCCCGCAGCCGCTTCCAGGCCGGGGTCATCGCCGAGCGGCAGGGCCTGACCGGCTGCCCCGCCGCGGCTTCGGCCCCCGGCCCGCAACGGGAGCCGGAGCCCGGTAACGGGCCCGCCCCCGAGGCCGGGGCCGTGGCCCGTTGCGCCGGTTGTGGCGGGCCGCTGTCCGGACCCGGCAGTGGTGGGGACCGGCCGGCCGGCCGGCCCGCGCGGTACTGCTCGCCCCCCTGCCGGTCGCGGGCCTACCGGGCCCGGGTGAAGCACCGGTCCGCGCGGCCCGAAGACGCCGCCCCGGCCTGAGCACCGTCACGAAAGGGCGCGTGCGTCACGAAACGCTCCGCCTCAGTTCAGCGGGGCCTGCTGGAGGGGGACCGGGCGGGGTGCCACGGGCGGCGTGATCCGGACCGGC
This Streptomyces sp. NBC_00539 DNA region includes the following protein-coding sequences:
- a CDS encoding helix-turn-helix transcriptional regulator is translated as MEPKAGADPVTGIPGLDSAAVTLYRWTIVHELLLPAALAQAAAETGLSEQECREAVRTLTGACLFQPLPGGGGQEPAGWQPVSPQAAAARLLSDSDAALRAHEQALREQRQRIQDQREGLAALLPVYLQARQHAFPQGTIDHLPDKFAVRALLSDVIDSCRSEVLVSKHGGAFPAAALREALPRDVALLGRGIRMRSLYQHATRFDQATRGHAAQLIEAGAEIRTLPEVLPQMIVVDSALALLPARSGGALIIREPDLLAYLLDVFERDWQQATPFATGPRAAHDISETMKQSILVLLAKGLKDDSIARRLGISLRTCRRHVSEILDGLDARSRFQAGVIAERQGLTGCPAAASAPGPQREPEPGNGPAPEAGAVARCAGCGGPLSGPGSGGDRPAGRPARYCSPPCRSRAYRARVKHRSARPEDAAPA